AGTTCCATCATACTGGTTTAAAAACCGGTCATAATATCCTTTTCCATACCCTAAACGGAAGCCGGATAAATCAAAAGACAAACCAGGAACAATACAAAACGAATTCGGAAATTGGTTTAAAATATAACAATTTTGTTTTGGCTCTAATACAGAAAATGTTCTAGGTTCTAAATCCTCCATGGATTGTATTTCACAAAAATCCATCAATCGGGTTCCATCAATACAACGAGGCACAACCACTCGTTTGCCTGTACTCCAAGCATGTGCCATCAACTGATGAGTATCCACCTCTATTTCAGTGGAAACAAACGTAATCAACATATCCGCCTGTTGATATTGCTTTAATGAAATGACCCTTTCAAAAATATCATTATCCTTTTTTTGTTTCATCTGTGGGTCCATGGTCCGCCGGATTTGTTTATATTTTTGGCGGAGCTCCTGTTTTATTGGGCGAATATCCTGTTTTACCATTGTACCTGTTGAGCCAGAATTTCGGCTTTCTCCTTACCCAAAAGCTGTTCTACTAAAGCAAAACTAAATTGTTGAGCGGCCCCAGCCCCACGGGAAGTAATAATCGTACCGTCCACACAGACTGGTTGATTTTGGTAGTTCGCTCCGATTAAATCCGGTTCAAATCCTGGAAAACAGGTTGCTTTTTTTCCTTGCAACAAACCCTTATGTCCCAAAATACTTGGAGCTGCACAGATTGCACCAATTATGTGATGGTTTGCTGTACAAACATCAATTGCCTGTTGGACAATCTGGTTTTTCTCTAAATTTAAAGTACCTGGCATACCACCTGGCAGTACAATCATTTCAATCTGGTCAAAATTCACTTGATCTGGAGTAATATCCGTATGTACCATAATCCCGTGAGATCCGGTCACAATCTGCCCCGTCACCCCAACAGAGCATACTTCAACTCCAGCACGGCGGAGATAATCCAATGGAGTTAACGCTTCCACTTCCTCAAAACCTTCTGCTAAAAATAAGTATACCATGATAAACTCCTCCTTAATCTAACATTGTATTCATATAAAACTTTGTCCAATCAATATCACAAGGCCGTAAAATGCGTGCCAAACCATAAAGCCTTGTATTTCCTGGAAAAGACACTTCTGCCTTTTTTACATCCGCAAACTCACAAATGGCAGACAGGTCATTTTCTAAGCTTTCCTCCTGGGAGGAAATTTCCTGTACCCACAACTTCCTTTTTTCTTTATAATACACAGCATAAGAGCTGGTTGTTTCAGTTTCAATTTTGGTAACAAATCCGCCCGCAATCTTTACCTGTTGATAGATTAAAGCAATCATCTCCGGACTATGTTCCAAATAACTGGAATGGTTACGTTCATATTCTAATTTCATCTGAACAAATTCTTGTTCTGATAAAGGGGATAAAATAGAAGCTGTG
This is a stretch of genomic DNA from Clostridium facile. It encodes these proteins:
- a CDS encoding 5-formyltetrahydrofolate cyclo-ligase — translated: MVKQDIRPIKQELRQKYKQIRRTMDPQMKQKKDNDIFERVISLKQYQQADMLITFVSTEIEVDTHQLMAHAWSTGKRVVVPRCIDGTRLMDFCEIQSMEDLEPRTFSVLEPKQNCYILNQFPNSFCIVPGLSFDLSGFRLGYGKGYYDRFLNQYDGTTVGICYSSCLHPSLPHGKYDRAVQWLVTEKFKKHLEKSSNK
- a CDS encoding DJ-1 family glyoxalase III: MVYLFLAEGFEEVEALTPLDYLRRAGVEVCSVGVTGQIVTGSHGIMVHTDITPDQVNFDQIEMIVLPGGMPGTLNLEKNQIVQQAIDVCTANHHIIGAICAAPSILGHKGLLQGKKATCFPGFEPDLIGANYQNQPVCVDGTIITSRGAGAAQQFSFALVEQLLGKEKAEILAQQVQW